TTGCTCTCCACTACATCAGTCTTCCTCCCTCCAGAGGCTACTTCCGCAGGTGAGAATCCTCGACGGTGAACGATTACTCGGAGACCCTCTGGAACCGGATGTATCCGCTGTCGCTGCGGCGGAGGAGGGGTAAAAATCCTGTACACTGCGCGAACGGCGGTCCTCCGGGAAAACTTCACTATTAATTCCGATCATCTCTGAGTCTCAAAGTTCGTTCCCATTCAGgtatgacgacgacgaaagcTCGGAAGAGGGAAACGCCGTGCCTCAATCGATCGAAGATCGAGACGATCCGGACGAAGCGGTAGGCGCCTTCAATTTCTAGTCAGAGATAATGTCGTTCGTTCGAATGCCCCATGTGCAGATATTTGCAAATCGAAACAATCCTTCCAGCGACTGACGCGCGGAAACTACACGGATGACGAAAATGAGAACGATCAGATCGAAAGCCGTCATTCACCTGCCGTTGGCGAGCCGGACGTCGTATTCCCGAATACCGGTGGTAATATACATTTGATTTCCAATCCTTTTCCGACGAGCGTAAAAAACGTACAGCGATTTATCGAGGATCTTTGACACGCTCgtcacgtgtgtgtgtgtgtgtagagATCATTAATTATACACGCATACATCGGACAATGGCAAaaagcgagtgaaaaaaactatcggGTTTGTATCCTTGAGACGCAAGTTgtgcaaaaaatattccttTCGAATACTGGCAAGAGTGAATTGATTGCCGCCGATTGATGTTCCCGCGCTAATTTGatgttctaaaaaaaaaaaaaaaaaaacctgttgCAAGATTGTTGCGAATGATCCTCGCTCGCGATAATTGCGACGTCGAGCATCTGGAATTTCTGGATCGCGAGCGAAGAAGGTATCCGCATCTCGCGGAGAGTTCTCGTCGTTCCCCGTATAGTTGACAATTAACTCGAGAAAATAACTCAATTGCGTTGAACGTACAATGTCGGCAGATAAAAGCTTCGCTGCTCACGAGACACCGCTGGGCAAGTTATTATCCGGTCACGTAATTTGTGGGAACTTGGCAGTATCTTTGCGAGCACGCGATTTGACAAAAGCTCCGACGTCGCAGCATCCCATCCCGCAGGTTCGTCGATGTAATTTCTAAAATTGAGTAGCTCGCGGGCAGCCGCATCGTTTCAACTTGCGTCGACGACGCAGGCTTCGTGATGAAAGCCAttctatttgtttatttggAATTATATCGTCATcaattgttgtttctttttttctttttttctttttttttgttgatcagTTACTCCTTTCATTCTAGTCGCGAAATTAGACCGATTATTAGGAGACTCGTTTTTGGCATAGCGACCTATTTTTGCCCAATGACTAGACTAGACTAGAGTTAAAAAGCAATCAATCTTCATCTCGCAGGTTCCCCGCTATTTCTGCTTTCTCATTTCTGTCGCTTATAATATTCCGCAAAAAAACTAACAACCTTTGCTAGAGATCGCGTGATCCATTCTGGAATCAGTTGCATATTTGTCTAGCTGAatggaatttttaaaacaaataaTCATCGTCATCTATGGCTATCATTATGCACTTTGGCAATTTCTAATGATTTTGCTCTTGACTTTTCCCTCGCAGACAAAAAGCCGAACAATCCCTGGAACTGATCTAGAAAATCTGCAAGATCCGCCGGAGAATATCGGAATTTAGACCGTGAAAGATCCAAATGATCGTCGAGGGCAATGCTTTGACAGCCGAACACCGCGCacgtgttttaattttttccagtaTCAGACGAGGTGGATACGGTTATTCGTCGAGGTCGATTATTTATTGGAAAGGAAATTCCACCGTACGCGCGTATCGGCTGTAAACGCCTCGCCGTACCCTCGGAGAATTGAAACGCAAACTCGCGAGCAGCCtttgagatgagaaaaaaattaagcgaaacaaaaataataaattatatttatatgtacacgcgGAGGCGGGGGTTAATCGATAAGCCTGCGAACTCGCGCTTATACTGCACCGCACGGTTATCCGTTAGAAACGTACTTTGGAAGTAACTTCTCACGGTTTCGCGAAGATTAAGCTGCGACGTACAGTTGACGAGGCTATTCGCATTGGCAGAGAAAAATCTAATCTTATCGGCGCTCCGGGGCTGATGTTACGTAATCGAATAGAGGGCAGATCAATGTTATTGTTGTGGTGGACCTCGCGTGGATATCTAGGGCATCCGTAACATCGAACACAGCTTTTACAATCCGACAGAGAATAAGAATCGAGACGGCGCTACGACGATGGCTACTTCAAGGAGCGCGAAACGCAGCCCGATTCTCCGCATTATACATCCGATGAATCTAGGTTGTTAATACCACGACCGCAGGCAGCAGCAGACATTCTCTGCCAGACGACGGGAAGAGCTGCGTGAAGGGGATTAAAACTAGGTCGGGTCAAAACAATGTATTGTGTTCTAGTTCTCTTACCCTGCATCTGTCGCACTTTTATGGTCCCCATCGCACGCACCCGTCAGCTGTCGGATTTCACCGCTGGACCATAGCCGAGAAATCGACGCGATTCGTCTGCAAAGAATAAAGTTTACCGACGTAGAACTTTTACCCTTGTTACGTATTCCAATCGCGCATTGCACGAGATGGAAATTGATATTACGACCCAGGTAGCCCGCGAGAAAAGATGTCCATATCGATCGCAGCTCCGTGTAGCATATAAGTCGAAGCataacgcgatgaaaaattgtaaaaaataaaaatgcagtacactgtttgaaaaattatcaatcaatcGTCACGTTCAATTGCAATTACGAAGGACATTGCGACCCCTGCATTCGGATCTAAGGGAAGACTTCTTTCATCCCCGCAGGACACATATCCTATCCTTGCAAGATTCAACGACGCCGTTTCGGCtaatgatatttttcgttcaatgatTATTTGGCTAATCAGGAATtcggataaaaatatatagcaAATTTTCCACCCTTGGAATGAAACGATGTCCTTCCACGAGTTTAACGTCTGCGCGCCTGCGCTTCGTATATTTTACCTGGGGTGCTTCTTCCACACCTACGATTGTCACGCGTGACACCatgttgcgcgacttttctATGTACCTACACATATATTATGCAaacagatatacgtacatttcatATGAAAAGTATGAAAACATAGGCATTGGTATTGATTTCGGTTAAGGTTAGATACGGGTCAGCTTCACTCACCCTTTTACCTGGCCAGTCATCCGTAGTCGTCCGGTCAGTTGGACGTAAGAGTCAGTCAGTCATTCAGCCGGGCAGTTGACGACCAGCGGACATCTTGATcggtttttcaaaatgtaGAATACCACCTAATAATGGGGGGgactaaattttttatcgctatATTCTGCCTCACCCTCGCCAATGCCATCGAAACTGCGATCAACACCGATCTCTACGTCGGCCCGAAAGGTACAAAAAACCATTCAACACTAttaataatttgataatttcaatcgCGCGATCGTCACAACCACCGGGAcagagtgaaaaatcaaatgttggataaatttcaatcaatttcgtCGGACCAGGCTCTTATAAAATAGCTGTGCATACCTATATGGTAGATCGTATGGAAGCGGTCCGTTAATGCCCGTGACGATGTTGTATCGGAACGACTCCTGTGTAGAGCGGGTCGATCAACGGGAATGACTGTAATCAGGAGCGATTGCCGAAAATTGTGATTACAGCGTTGCTCGGGCGTGTTGTTCGTAATTATccatgtacaggtatacctgttTGCATACTGTCGCAACCTTTGAGAAACACACACGCTATTCTTCGGGTTCTTATTAATTAAGCAGTCCAGCAACAGGTATACAATTTACGCTTTACGATCGACCCAGCTCGTGGCAATTATAATTGATCACGGGGTACCCCCTTATAAGAGCTCGGCTTGTAtcaatattccattttttttaaaaacctttatcgattttatcgAGCGGATCGAATCGTGCCCAAGTATAGCCAGATGGGCGACCGATATAAGTATGCAGGCAggcaggtatataggtatgcggtGTATACGAATACTTATATCATACCTATACGCTTCAGTTTCGTGTATGCGAATAATTGGACGTTACAGATGATGTGGAGTTCATCAACCCGGACGAATCTGATGCGAAACCAAGTGGCCCCGCATCGGAGGCTGTCGACATGATTGGGGTCGATGACAATGAGGTGCCATCGGAACTGGTGATAACGACCCTGCAGGCAAATATAATcttattaaatattatctaGCCTTGAAAAACTTTCCTGGCTGGCTGCAATTGTAGGTCCCCGTATAGTACGTAGTATTGCGGTAGTACGTGCTCCCCGGTGCTCGTGTTATAATTGTAGGTACGTTCGTATTATTATGTTGTGTCGTCTACGCCGGGCTGCGGCTGATTTACTTAATGTCGCAATGAGACGCGTTACAGAGGTGAAAGATATTCGATAACAAAGCAGACCGAACACATCTTCGACGATACATCGGAAAGGAGAAGTTACGGCGATGGCCCGCCCGCAGCACCCACCCGCGTGGTAAAGTTCGGTAAACGGATCCGTGCCGTCtttctttgaatatttatccTTTGTTCTCTCCCGTTGTCAGCTGTGATCCCGTCATCTCATCCGAGCGACCTCCAAACCGCGACGTGTGCCGTTCGCCAACTCTGCGGATCATCACGTGCACGTGTCTCCTCGGCGGTCATTGataccgtatatataaataaaaacgatgaTCATAATAGCGACGATAATGATGGTTgcgatagtaataataataattagtatTACAATCTACTAGAGGAAGACGAAAAATGGCGAACGCGTTTTGCACGCTCTGCTCGAGTTCAGACCTCGGACCAGAAAAGACCGTTACGCGTTATTTTGCGGTACTTGCGAGGTATCCGGTTACTTCGAtggataaatatatacctatgtcaCAATTTAGGTTCTCTGATACACGTCGGTTCAATTCGAGTCACAAGCGGCGTCAGCTTGCCATTCCAACGATCTTGCTCATTTTTCTCAGAACATGCCCTTTTCTGGAACTGAGATGCGCAACGGAACTTTGGTGGGCACCGGGTACGCCTTCTACATCTTCGAGCTGATACGCAGCAAGATGAATTTCACCTACAAAATCGTTTTACCTCCGCAAAGCATTCTAGGGGATAACAGCAGAGGGATTATCGGACAACTCGTGCGAAAGGTATCTGCAAATGTTgggaaaaacttgaaaaaatacatcCTGGATGAACCGTATGATGAATGTGAAACGATTTCGCAGGAAGTCGATATGGCGGTCGCTTTTATTCCAGTTTTACCGGAACTTCGTAAGAACATTCATTACAGCACTGCTCTAGCAGAGGTTGAATGGACCATCCTGATGAAAAGACCTGGAGAATCTGCTTCCGGCTCCGGCCTCTTTGCTCCGTTCGACACCAACGTTTGGATCCTTATCGTGGTATCGGTAATTGCGGTTGGGCCGATAATGTTCTTCCTCATTTTCATCAGGTACGTTTATATATAGATTCACTTGGTAATGTTACAGATGTCTATGAGCTTCAGAATTAACGCCTGTGGCTCGCGAAGACGTAAATAAACGTTCGTTTTCTGTAATCGTCCttttgtgtacatacgtatagttcCGATAATTCTATTTATAGTTTGAATATGTCCCAAACTCATTACGGACAAATTCATACGTGAGATTATATTGGAATTTATGTgtcttgtttttgttattgcACTTGGTGCGCGAGTGTTATTTAAAAGTATCGATTTGGTCAGCAGCTGATAGGACCGTTTGAAAGTTTCGAGATAACGCGATTGAGATACCGCACGATGGATCACGTAATAACTTCCGTCActgtaaaattgacgaataattattcacgaGTCTTGAAGTTTATTTTATGGTGCATTcggagcaaaaaagaaaagaaaaaaaaattagtatgaGAATTCTGACTTCCAACCAGGTCTTTTCTCTGCAAAGAAGGCGAGCCCCGAAAATATTCGTTGGAAACTTGCATGTGGTTCGTTTATGGCGCTCTTCTCAAGCAAGGATCAACTCTGTCTCCAGTTACAGGTCAGCTTCTAACATATTATGAACTTGAATCATTCGCAGAATCCTTTGCCCACTAATGGATGATCTGAATTATTGTTTGCGACGTTATAACTTGCTCCTGAACTACGTTTTCGTGTATACACTGTGACGcggtgtacgtaggtataccgatATCCGTGCTGATCCTTCGTGATTATCAGCCATAAGGAGGATGTTTGTACAATTTCAGACTCGGCGAGATTATTATTCGCGACATGGTGGATATTTATAACGATACTGACGTCTTTTTACACGGCAAATTTAACAGCCTTTTTAACCCTGTCGCAATTCACCTTACCAATAAATTCAGCGAGCGATCTGgctaataaaaatcaaaaatggaTCGCTACCAGAGGCGACGCTGTAGACCGCATCGTAAATCAGGTGAGTCTTCGTATGCGtcagatgtgaaaaaatgaggTTGTCTGCAGGGTTTATTTATTCTTGGAAATTCAAGAaccttattatattattattaatatcatcgtAATCGTAGAAAGACAACGAAGAACTCTCCATGCTTAGACGCTCCGTGGAAA
The sequence above is a segment of the Athalia rosae chromosome 5, iyAthRosa1.1, whole genome shotgun sequence genome. Coding sequences within it:
- the LOC105691240 gene encoding glutamate receptor ionotropic, delta-1 isoform X1, whose translation is MGGTKFFIAIFCLTLANAIETAINTDLYVGPKDDVEFINPDESDAKPSGPASEAVDMIGVDDNEVPSELVITTLQNMPFSGTEMRNGTLVGTGYAFYIFELIRSKMNFTYKIVLPPQSILGDNSRGIIGQLVRKEVDMAVAFIPVLPELRKNIHYSTALAEVEWTILMKRPGESASGSGLFAPFDTNVWILIVVSVIAVGPIMFFLIFIRSFLCKEGEPRKYSLETCMWFVYGALLKQGSTLSPVTDSARLLFATWWIFITILTSFYTANLTAFLTLSQFTLPINSASDLANKNQKWIATRGDAVDRIVNQKDNEELSMLRRSVERGYGEFMNFANEDPKFVLEYIQSDRMYLRERPLVTELLFNDYMNKTRAGVPEASRCTFVIMPGNIMTKSQAFAFRHDSTFHRSFDVSLLSLVEAGIIKFITSEHLPGTEICPLNLGSKERQLRNTDLTMTYKGIALGFTVAALAFIGETLYRRWLKRKKPADDPHLPVYKMDGGKTLQRSPPPRYQNINAQDYSKKQFINGRDYYIVREKDGEKRLVPIRTPSAFLFQYTA
- the LOC105691240 gene encoding glutamate receptor ionotropic, delta-1 isoform X2; this translates as MGGTKFFIAIFCLTLANAIETAINTDLYVGPKDDVEFINPDESDAKPSGPASEAVDMIGVDDNEVPSELVITTLQNMPFSGTEMRNGTLVGTGYAFYIFELIRSKMNFTYKIVLPPQSILGDNSRGIIGQLVRKEVDMAVAFIPVLPELRKNIHYSTALAEVEWTILMKRPGESASGSGLFAPFDTNVWILIVVSVIAVGPIMFFLIFIRSFLCKEGEPRKYSLETCMWFVYGALLKQGSTLSPVTDSARLLFATWWIFITILTSFYTANLTAFLTLSQFTLPINSASDLANKNQKWIATRGDAVDRIVNQKDNEELSMLRRSVERGYGEFMNFANEDPKFVLEYIQSDRMYLRERPLVTELLFNDYMNKTRAGVPEASRCTFVIMPGNIMTKSQAFAFRHDSTFHRSFDFAVFGRGWYNKIHNVGAPSRYGNLPSEFRIERTSAQKYRSDDDLQRNCFGLHGCSIGFHR